One segment of Aquimarina sp. BL5 DNA contains the following:
- a CDS encoding ComEC/Rec2 family competence protein → MHKLLNIPFLILTFSLIIGIVFGYYTSVNIRSVSMYLTISFIGLAISWWYAKKPFHSSNAFSVFVIITFIFFGIILVQIHHPKNDPNHYTNLSTNEYQATPVTIRFYIKERLKPTSYYEKYVITLQSIENKKVIGYLLLQIPKKNLETPLTTGESYLTYSKIQSISKPLNPNQFDYAHYLSQQYIFHKVTIGFNQLICTKASVISIYRIAAFIRNDINQKLARYHFTQKQLSIINALLLGQRQNIDSETFADYRDAGAIHILAVSGLHVGILLIILNLILNPLNRFRKNGKIIKTFIIILLLWCFAVIAGLSPSVLRAVTMFSFIAIGMHIRSKTSIYNALIVSMFILLCLRPLLLFSVGFQLSYLAVFAIVWIQPSIAKLYRPKFYIDKVLWETFTVTIAAQLGLLPLTLFYFHQFPLLFFIANLVIIPVLGIILGFGILVIILAEVKILPNWIASTFGNCINAMNYVVHWVSKQETFLVTHISFSWRMLLIGYILIISLIFAFKKFNLRRIVVFIVSIILLLFNLMYEKQQNNEKEELIVFHNQRNTTLGMLQNQSLTIYSKDSISTMSKNFLLNGYLIENNSRFTANKKLNNVYSYKEKTMLVIDSIGIYNIKELHPDVVILTNSPKIHLNRVIETLQPKQIIADGSNYRSYLDKWELTCKQKKIPFHRTDKKGAYIFK, encoded by the coding sequence GTGCATAAATTACTTAATATTCCTTTCCTGATTCTTACTTTTTCATTGATCATTGGAATCGTCTTTGGTTATTATACTTCTGTTAACATTAGGTCAGTGTCCATGTACCTAACAATATCATTCATAGGTTTGGCAATTTCTTGGTGGTATGCAAAAAAGCCATTTCATAGTTCTAATGCTTTTAGTGTTTTTGTAATCATCACTTTTATTTTTTTCGGAATTATCTTAGTACAAATTCACCATCCTAAAAACGACCCAAATCATTACACAAATCTATCTACGAATGAATACCAAGCAACTCCAGTAACGATCCGTTTTTATATTAAGGAAAGACTAAAACCTACCTCCTACTATGAAAAGTATGTAATTACTCTCCAATCAATCGAAAACAAAAAGGTAATAGGATATCTACTGTTACAAATACCTAAAAAGAACCTAGAAACACCTCTTACAACTGGAGAATCCTATCTAACGTATTCTAAAATACAATCTATCTCAAAACCCCTAAATCCTAATCAATTTGATTATGCACATTATCTATCCCAACAATATATTTTTCACAAAGTCACAATTGGTTTTAACCAGTTAATATGTACGAAAGCTTCAGTAATTTCTATCTATCGTATAGCCGCTTTCATTAGGAATGATATCAATCAAAAACTTGCTCGTTATCATTTTACCCAAAAACAGTTATCCATTATCAATGCATTACTTTTAGGACAAAGACAGAATATTGATAGTGAAACTTTCGCAGATTACAGAGATGCGGGTGCCATTCATATCCTTGCAGTTTCGGGATTACATGTTGGCATACTTCTTATAATACTAAACCTTATTCTTAACCCTCTGAACAGATTTCGGAAAAATGGTAAGATTATCAAAACCTTTATCATCATTTTATTACTTTGGTGTTTTGCAGTTATCGCAGGTTTATCCCCGTCTGTTCTTAGAGCTGTAACTATGTTTTCTTTTATCGCAATAGGAATGCATATTCGATCCAAAACCAGTATTTATAATGCATTGATTGTCTCGATGTTTATATTATTATGCTTACGTCCGTTATTGCTATTTTCTGTCGGATTCCAACTAAGCTATTTAGCTGTATTTGCAATTGTATGGATACAGCCATCTATTGCCAAATTATACAGACCTAAATTTTATATTGACAAAGTATTATGGGAAACTTTCACAGTTACTATAGCTGCTCAACTAGGCCTCTTACCTTTAACATTATTTTATTTCCATCAATTTCCACTTTTGTTTTTTATAGCGAACCTTGTGATCATTCCCGTATTAGGAATCATACTCGGTTTTGGAATATTAGTAATCATATTAGCAGAAGTTAAGATATTACCTAATTGGATAGCATCCACTTTTGGAAATTGTATAAATGCAATGAATTATGTTGTCCATTGGGTATCAAAACAAGAAACTTTTTTAGTAACACATATTTCATTTTCCTGGAGAATGCTCTTAATTGGCTACATTCTTATAATCTCGTTGATATTTGCGTTTAAAAAGTTTAATCTAAGGAGAATCGTAGTCTTCATAGTAAGTATAATTCTTTTGTTGTTTAATTTGATGTATGAAAAACAACAAAATAATGAAAAGGAAGAGCTGATTGTTTTTCATAACCAACGTAATACAACTCTAGGCATGCTGCAAAACCAATCTCTCACTATTTACAGCAAAGATTCTATTTCTACTATGTCTAAAAATTTTTTATTGAATGGTTATCTCATCGAAAACAACTCTCGGTTTACCGCTAATAAAAAGTTAAACAATGTTTATAGTTATAAGGAGAAAACAATGCTAGTAATAGATAGTATTGGTATTTATAATATCAAAGAACTACATCCTGATGTTGTTATTTTAACCAACTCTCCAAAAATTCATTTAAATAGAGTAATCGAAACGCTACAACCTAAACAGATTATTGCTGATGGAAGTAACTACAGAAGCTATCTTGATAAATGGGAACTAACATGTAAGCAAAAAAAAATCCCTTTTCATCGCACTGATAAAAAGGGAGCATATATTTTTAAATAA
- a CDS encoding serine hydrolase: MKKRFIIAPSMLLLIGLLFPLISANKIDPPKPSKELSQVQSSTDFFKNPISDMQKELLVEAIESYFNQALKQHKIVGAGVGIVKCDSVIYLGGFGKRNASLNDTINAETLFRIGSVSKGFAGVLSGMYVEEGLLNWEDKVHDYVPSFQLASRKWTDSVTLSHILSHSSGLPYHSFTNLVEDGVDLNTIAGQFKSIPTIDKPGKIYSYQNAVFALSGEMIEKVTGKSYGDAIAEKIFKPLNMNTASTDYNSLKLSTNVAMPHRKYGRRRWKSLKLNQKYYNAIPAGGVNASVTDMAKWMRFLLGHNPNVMSADGLKNVFNPVINLPGKRKYYQRWDGHQGSHYAHGWRIHDFKNRETGESNRMIHHGGHVNSYRSEIAIFPQEDLGITILFNSPTKLARTVIPDLHKIVKQVMEMPEEQLLAEVSDLKDIIL, from the coding sequence ATGAAAAAACGCTTCATCATTGCCCCTTCAATGCTGTTATTAATTGGATTGCTTTTTCCTCTTATTTCTGCTAATAAGATAGATCCTCCCAAACCTTCTAAAGAACTAAGTCAAGTTCAATCATCTACAGACTTTTTTAAGAATCCGATTTCGGATATGCAAAAAGAACTTTTGGTGGAAGCCATAGAATCTTATTTTAATCAAGCATTAAAGCAACATAAGATTGTTGGAGCTGGTGTTGGTATAGTGAAATGTGATTCGGTTATCTATTTAGGCGGTTTTGGAAAAAGAAATGCTTCCCTAAATGATACTATAAATGCAGAAACTCTTTTTAGAATTGGATCAGTTTCTAAAGGGTTTGCAGGTGTGCTTTCTGGAATGTATGTGGAAGAAGGATTACTTAATTGGGAAGATAAAGTACATGATTATGTCCCATCCTTTCAGTTGGCGAGTAGAAAATGGACAGATAGTGTAACACTTTCGCATATATTATCTCATTCATCAGGACTACCTTATCATAGTTTTACCAATCTAGTTGAAGATGGTGTAGACTTAAATACAATTGCAGGTCAGTTTAAAAGTATTCCAACAATCGACAAGCCAGGAAAAATATATAGTTATCAAAATGCTGTATTTGCGCTTAGCGGCGAGATGATAGAAAAAGTGACTGGCAAATCATATGGCGATGCAATTGCAGAAAAGATTTTTAAGCCACTTAACATGAATACTGCTTCTACAGATTATAATTCATTAAAACTATCTACTAATGTAGCAATGCCCCATAGAAAATATGGTAGACGACGTTGGAAGTCTTTAAAACTAAATCAAAAGTATTATAATGCTATTCCAGCCGGAGGAGTGAATGCCAGTGTAACAGATATGGCTAAATGGATGCGATTTTTGTTAGGCCATAATCCTAATGTGATGAGCGCAGATGGCTTAAAGAATGTTTTTAATCCGGTGATTAACCTTCCTGGTAAAAGGAAATATTATCAGAGATGGGACGGTCATCAAGGATCACACTATGCTCATGGATGGCGTATTCATGATTTTAAAAATAGAGAAACAGGAGAATCAAATAGAATGATTCATCACGGAGGTCACGTAAATAGTTATAGAAGTGAAATTGCTATATTTCCTCAGGAAGACCTTGGGATTACAATCCTTTTTAATAGTCCTACGAAATTAGCAAGAACAGTAATTCCTGACCTTCATAAAATTGTTAAGCAAGTTATGGAAATGCCAGAAGAACAATTATTGGCAGAGGTATCTGACCTAAAAGATATTATATTGTAA
- a CDS encoding thioredoxin fold domain-containing protein, whose amino-acid sequence MKNLLFLIGFLFVLPTQAQEIKWMSMNDALEAQKKTPKKIFMDVYTNWCGPCKLLDKNTFHNKDVVEYVNSNYYAVKFNGEGTEEIRYNDFTYTNPNHNPDRKGRNSQHFFANALKISGYPSIVFFDEKGNLIAPVVGYKTPQQLEIYLKMIHTDEYKKLTSAEAWQQYEQSFVSTFSN is encoded by the coding sequence ATGAAAAACCTACTTTTTCTAATTGGATTTCTTTTTGTTTTGCCTACCCAGGCACAAGAGATAAAATGGATGTCGATGAACGATGCATTGGAGGCGCAAAAGAAAACTCCGAAGAAAATTTTTATGGATGTGTATACCAATTGGTGTGGACCTTGTAAATTATTGGACAAGAATACTTTTCATAATAAAGATGTGGTTGAATACGTGAATTCCAATTATTATGCTGTGAAGTTTAATGGCGAAGGAACCGAGGAAATTCGTTATAATGATTTTACTTACACCAATCCTAATCATAATCCAGATAGAAAAGGAAGAAACAGCCAACATTTTTTTGCGAATGCATTAAAAATCAGCGGATATCCAAGTATAGTCTTTTTTGATGAAAAAGGAAATTTAATAGCACCTGTTGTAGGATATAAGACACCACAACAGCTAGAGATTTATCTAAAGATGATTCATACAGATGAATATAAAAAATTGACTAGTGCAGAAGCTTGGCAGCAATATGAACAATCATTTGTGAGTACATTTAGTAATTAA
- a CDS encoding peptide MFS transporter, with product MEFKFGGSEINQRTVLGHPSGLFVLFFTEMWERFSYYGMRALLVLFLVASIVDGGWGWERDSALLLYGWYTGLVYITPILGGLIADKIMGYRNAVILGALLMTLGHASMALEVTADLFFYAGLGLLIIGNGLFKPNISSMVGQLYKTQGKEKDAGYTIFYMGINAGAFLGILLCGYIGEKVGWHYGFGLAGIFMFVGMLQFYFAQGIFANIGISPKKMEDLDDVIEDSIEDTQDAIEDVIDESKKSKVTRDRLIVIGVFSFFVIFFWWAFEQAGGSMTIFASDYTDRVLEGDGAMIFKISNAVLTVVPMLIITWVLAMLFKQTFGKYSLSNILLGVGFAIIWGIVIWMLQREFVADSTDVPASWFGILNSFFIIAFAPLFSKIWQSKYNPTGPVKFAIGLMLLGLGFGILAFGSMGIPLGAKTASVSMIFLILAYLFHTLGELCISPVGLSYVSKLAPVKFVGLMFGIWFVANFIANLAAGVTGSFIDPIVDEYGMSIFFLMFTVIPVAAGLVMLILNKTLLRMMHGIR from the coding sequence ATGGAATTTAAATTTGGAGGTTCAGAGATAAACCAAAGAACCGTTTTAGGACATCCTTCAGGGCTTTTTGTTCTCTTTTTTACAGAAATGTGGGAACGTTTTTCTTATTATGGAATGCGTGCTTTACTTGTTTTATTTCTTGTAGCTTCTATCGTAGATGGCGGCTGGGGCTGGGAAAGAGATAGTGCATTATTGCTTTATGGATGGTATACGGGATTGGTTTATATCACTCCAATTTTAGGTGGTTTGATAGCTGATAAAATTATGGGGTATAGAAACGCTGTTATTTTAGGAGCGCTATTAATGACATTAGGTCATGCATCAATGGCTTTAGAGGTTACTGCAGACTTATTCTTTTATGCTGGATTAGGGCTTCTAATTATTGGTAATGGACTTTTCAAACCAAATATTTCTTCAATGGTTGGTCAGTTATATAAAACTCAAGGAAAAGAAAAAGACGCAGGGTACACCATTTTTTATATGGGGATTAATGCAGGTGCTTTTCTTGGAATTTTGCTTTGTGGATATATTGGAGAGAAAGTAGGATGGCACTATGGGTTTGGGCTAGCTGGAATTTTTATGTTTGTAGGAATGCTACAGTTTTATTTTGCACAAGGGATTTTTGCTAATATTGGAATTTCGCCTAAAAAAATGGAAGATTTAGATGATGTAATAGAAGATTCAATAGAAGATACCCAGGATGCAATTGAAGATGTAATTGATGAATCTAAAAAATCAAAAGTTACTAGAGATCGATTAATAGTGATTGGAGTTTTCTCATTCTTTGTAATATTTTTTTGGTGGGCATTTGAACAAGCAGGTGGTTCTATGACCATATTTGCTTCAGATTACACTGATAGAGTTCTAGAAGGTGATGGAGCAATGATTTTTAAGATATCAAATGCGGTGTTAACGGTGGTTCCTATGCTAATAATCACTTGGGTATTAGCCATGTTGTTTAAACAAACATTTGGAAAGTATTCTTTGTCTAATATTTTGTTAGGAGTTGGATTTGCAATTATATGGGGTATTGTAATATGGATGTTACAAAGAGAGTTTGTTGCTGATTCTACTGATGTTCCAGCTTCTTGGTTTGGGATATTAAACTCGTTCTTTATTATAGCATTTGCACCACTTTTTTCTAAAATATGGCAAAGTAAATACAATCCAACTGGACCTGTAAAATTTGCAATCGGATTAATGCTTTTAGGTTTAGGATTTGGAATATTGGCTTTTGGTTCTATGGGTATTCCATTAGGAGCAAAAACAGCGTCTGTGAGCATGATCTTTTTAATATTAGCATATTTATTTCATACACTGGGTGAACTTTGTATATCGCCAGTAGGTCTATCATATGTTAGTAAATTAGCACCAGTTAAGTTTGTTGGGTTAATGTTTGGGATCTGGTTTGTCGCTAATTTTATAGCGAATTTAGCTGCGGGAGTAACAGGTAGTTTTATAGACCCTATTGTAGATGAATATGGAATGAGCATTTTCTTTTTAATGTTCACAGTGATACCCGTTGCAGCTGGATTAGTGATGTTAATTCTTAATAAAACATTATTGAGAATGATGCACGGAATTCGTTAA
- a CDS encoding S9 family peptidase, translated as MRITRLFFGIIILLSTVTIAQDKAFTLEEIWGGTFRAERLQSLHSMNNGKEYSVLERDNTSGDTSIEVYDYATGEKANTLIKSSNIDDLKYIQGYEFSKDEKRVLLSSELEQIYRRSSRGIYHIFDVPSNSSFKISDKKIQSPALSPDGNKLAYVFDNNIFVLNFVSGEEIQLTDDGKKNEIINGITDWVYEEEFAFVRAFDWSADSNKVAFIRFDEKDVPEFSMDVYGAELYQKQDVFKYPKAGEKNAEVSLHIADLGSMSLDKVNLGDYKDFYIPRIKWSSNPDILSVQVLNRHQNNLDLIFVDAKTKTPKVVLNEKDEAYIDITDNLTFLEDNSFIWTSEKDGYNHIYHYKETGELINQVTVGSWEVTDYYGYDAKNKSIFYQSVENKNINRDIYSIGLDGKNKKRLSTKEGTNDADFSADFSQYINYFSSASTPFEFTLNNAADGAVIREIKNNKGLLDKLGQYDVRPKEFSTIDINGETLNMWTIKPKDFDPAKKYPLFMYQYSGPGSQSVSNSWNRSNDYWYMMLAQQGYIVVCIDGRGTGFKGAKFKKVTQNDLGNLEVQDQIAAAKQLGALDYIDASRIGIWGWSYGGFMSSNCLFKAPDTFKMAIAVAPVTSWRFYDTIYTERYLMTPQENAKGYDDNSPINFVDGLKGKFLLVHGSADDNVHVQNTMRLIEALVQKNKDFDWAIYPDKNHGIYGGNTRLHLYNKMTNFIKTNL; from the coding sequence ATGAGAATAACCAGATTGTTTTTTGGAATTATAATATTATTAAGCACTGTGACCATTGCACAGGACAAAGCTTTTACTCTAGAAGAAATATGGGGAGGAACTTTTAGAGCAGAAAGGTTGCAATCTTTGCACTCTATGAATAATGGGAAGGAGTATTCTGTTTTAGAAAGAGACAATACTAGTGGAGATACATCCATTGAAGTCTATGACTATGCTACTGGAGAAAAAGCAAATACATTAATAAAATCATCTAATATAGATGACCTTAAATATATTCAAGGGTACGAATTTAGTAAAGATGAAAAAAGAGTCTTACTTTCTAGCGAACTAGAACAAATCTATCGCCGTTCTTCAAGAGGGATTTATCATATTTTTGATGTTCCTTCTAATAGTAGTTTCAAAATTAGTGATAAGAAAATACAGTCTCCAGCTTTGTCTCCTGACGGAAACAAATTGGCATATGTATTTGATAATAATATTTTTGTGCTGAATTTTGTAAGCGGAGAGGAGATCCAGCTAACTGATGACGGTAAGAAGAATGAGATTATAAATGGTATTACGGATTGGGTATATGAAGAAGAATTTGCTTTTGTAAGAGCATTTGATTGGAGTGCTGATAGCAATAAAGTGGCTTTTATAAGATTCGACGAGAAAGATGTTCCAGAATTTTCTATGGATGTATACGGGGCTGAGTTATATCAAAAACAAGATGTTTTTAAATATCCTAAAGCTGGAGAAAAAAATGCAGAAGTTTCATTGCATATAGCCGATTTAGGAAGCATGTCTTTAGATAAAGTAAATCTAGGTGATTATAAAGACTTCTATATTCCTAGAATAAAATGGTCTTCCAATCCAGATATTTTGAGTGTACAAGTTTTAAATAGACACCAAAATAATCTGGATTTAATTTTTGTAGATGCTAAAACAAAAACTCCAAAGGTTGTTCTAAATGAAAAAGATGAAGCTTACATCGATATTACGGATAATCTAACTTTTCTAGAAGACAATAGTTTTATATGGACTAGTGAAAAGGACGGATATAACCATATCTATCACTATAAAGAAACAGGAGAATTGATTAATCAGGTTACTGTTGGTTCTTGGGAAGTAACTGATTATTATGGATACGATGCTAAAAATAAAAGCATTTTTTATCAGAGTGTAGAAAATAAGAATATCAATAGAGATATTTATTCAATTGGTTTAGATGGAAAAAACAAAAAGAGATTAAGTACTAAAGAAGGAACCAATGATGCAGATTTCAGTGCAGATTTCAGTCAATACATCAATTATTTCTCAAGTGCATCTACTCCTTTTGAATTTACCTTAAATAATGCCGCGGATGGAGCGGTAATTCGTGAGATTAAAAACAACAAAGGGTTATTAGATAAGCTTGGACAATACGATGTAAGACCAAAAGAATTTTCTACTATAGATATTAATGGCGAAACATTAAATATGTGGACGATTAAACCAAAGGATTTTGATCCTGCTAAGAAGTACCCATTGTTTATGTATCAATATTCTGGACCAGGATCTCAATCGGTTAGTAATTCTTGGAACAGAAGCAACGATTATTGGTATATGATGTTAGCGCAGCAAGGATACATTGTTGTTTGTATAGATGGAAGAGGTACTGGTTTTAAAGGAGCAAAGTTTAAGAAAGTTACTCAGAATGATTTAGGGAATTTAGAAGTTCAGGATCAGATTGCAGCAGCAAAGCAATTAGGAGCACTAGACTATATCGATGCATCAAGAATTGGAATATGGGGATGGAGTTACGGAGGTTTTATGTCTAGTAACTGTTTATTTAAGGCTCCAGATACTTTTAAAATGGCAATAGCAGTAGCTCCGGTTACTAGTTGGAGGTTTTATGATACTATCTATACGGAACGATATTTGATGACTCCACAGGAGAATGCAAAAGGATATGATGATAATTCTCCAATCAATTTTGTAGATGGGTTAAAAGGTAAATTTTTATTAGTACACGGTAGTGCAGATGATAATGTACATGTACAGAATACGATGCGTTTAATTGAAGCATTGGTGCAGAAAAACAAAGATTTTGATTGGGCAATATATCCTGATAAAAATCATGGAATTTACGGAGGTAACACTCGATTACATCTGTATAATAAGATGACTAATTTTATTAAAACGAACTTATAA
- a CDS encoding hydroxymethylglutaryl-CoA reductase, degradative: MAPVVSGFSKLSKSDKIKWLVEHHFNNDQNTVSTLKTYWNSDHKLQQLHDEFTENTISNYYLPFSVAPNFLINGKRFTIPMAIEESSVVAAASKAAKFWQHRGGFKAEVLSTVKVGQVHFTYTGDLQKLKTFFDSIKAELISSASHITKNMEKRGGGIIDIELRDKSSEIENYYQLHCTFGTADAMGANFINSCLEQFADFLTKAASEYNDFSEAEKNIEIIMSILSNYVPECLVRTYVSCPVNELPKVGELSPLQYAEKFVRAVQIAKVEPYRAVTHNKGIMNGIDAVVLATGNDFRAIEAGAHAFASKDGQYTSLTNAKIENDVFHFSIEIPLALGTVGGLTALHPLVKLALHLLGSPNAKKLMEITAVAGLAQNFGAINSLITTGIQQGHMKMHLMNILNQFQATNEEKEQLVNYFKTNTVTHSEVVQQIEKLRR, translated from the coding sequence ATGGCTCCAGTGGTTTCAGGCTTTTCTAAGCTTTCTAAATCTGATAAAATTAAGTGGTTGGTTGAACATCATTTTAACAATGACCAAAATACGGTTAGCACCCTAAAAACGTATTGGAATTCTGATCATAAACTTCAGCAATTGCATGATGAATTTACAGAAAACACCATTTCTAATTATTATTTACCTTTTTCTGTAGCACCTAATTTTTTGATTAATGGTAAACGCTTTACCATCCCAATGGCTATAGAAGAAAGCTCTGTAGTTGCCGCTGCAAGTAAAGCAGCAAAATTTTGGCAGCATAGAGGTGGGTTTAAAGCAGAAGTATTATCAACTGTAAAAGTTGGACAAGTACATTTTACATATACAGGAGATCTCCAAAAACTAAAAACATTTTTCGATAGCATTAAAGCTGAGCTTATTTCATCCGCTTCTCACATCACTAAAAACATGGAGAAACGCGGTGGAGGCATTATAGATATAGAACTTAGGGATAAATCTTCGGAAATTGAAAATTACTATCAGCTGCATTGCACATTTGGCACAGCTGATGCTATGGGAGCTAATTTCATCAATTCTTGTTTGGAGCAATTTGCTGATTTTTTAACCAAAGCAGCTTCTGAATATAATGACTTTTCTGAAGCAGAGAAGAACATAGAAATTATTATGAGTATTCTCTCTAATTATGTTCCGGAATGCTTGGTTAGGACATATGTTTCCTGCCCTGTAAATGAGCTACCTAAAGTAGGAGAATTATCTCCTCTACAATACGCAGAGAAATTTGTAAGAGCAGTCCAAATTGCAAAAGTAGAACCTTATAGAGCCGTGACACATAATAAAGGTATTATGAATGGTATTGATGCGGTTGTATTAGCGACTGGAAATGATTTTAGGGCTATAGAAGCGGGAGCACATGCATTTGCTTCAAAAGATGGACAATATACAAGTCTAACAAATGCTAAAATTGAGAATGATGTTTTTCATTTCTCAATAGAAATACCATTGGCTCTTGGTACGGTTGGCGGACTAACCGCACTACATCCTTTGGTAAAATTAGCTTTACACCTACTTGGAAGTCCGAACGCTAAAAAACTTATGGAGATTACAGCTGTGGCAGGTCTTGCCCAGAATTTTGGCGCGATTAACTCACTTATTACCACAGGAATCCAGCAAGGGCACATGAAAATGCATCTAATGAATATCCTAAATCAGTTTCAAGCCACCAATGAAGAAAAGGAACAATTAGTAAACTATTTTAAAACGAATACAGTAACACATAGTGAGGTAGTACAACAAATCGAAAAACTGAGACGTTAA